The Leadbettera azotonutricia ZAS-9 genome has a window encoding:
- a CDS encoding carbohydrate ABC transporter permease yields the protein MNKLFQKWGYIFAFPAVAVVTFMFIVPMFRNIYLSLFESDGLSVMRFVGFGNYINMFKDSNFVRSIFNSVLWVVFTIVFSVGVGLLIAVFVNGIKGENFFKSVFFMPLTISFVSVGAIWWYMYSKEYGVLNQILLMVGFKTKIDWLYKMPLNNISLLIAWSWQQLGVNLVMFLMGLTSIPSEQIEASRIDGCNKWQTFIHITFPMLKPITTVVVGMAIVNSFKAFDLIYIMTRGGPVRSSETLAVNMFVESFQRNHQGFGAAIGVFLTLLILPITAIYMRATSTVDHADNK from the coding sequence TTGAATAAGCTTTTTCAGAAGTGGGGTTACATTTTCGCTTTCCCCGCAGTTGCGGTGGTAACGTTTATGTTCATTGTCCCCATGTTCAGGAATATTTATCTCAGCCTTTTTGAGAGCGATGGCCTTTCGGTAATGCGCTTTGTGGGTTTTGGGAATTATATCAACATGTTTAAGGACAGCAACTTTGTCCGATCCATTTTCAATTCCGTACTCTGGGTGGTGTTTACCATTGTATTCTCCGTGGGCGTAGGGCTTCTCATCGCCGTATTCGTCAACGGCATCAAGGGCGAAAACTTTTTCAAATCCGTTTTTTTCATGCCCCTGACTATTTCCTTTGTGTCTGTCGGGGCAATCTGGTGGTATATGTATTCCAAAGAATACGGCGTGCTAAACCAAATTCTGCTTATGGTGGGTTTTAAAACAAAAATCGACTGGCTTTATAAAATGCCCCTTAATAATATATCCCTTCTCATTGCCTGGAGTTGGCAGCAGCTTGGGGTCAACCTTGTGATGTTCCTTATGGGGCTTACATCGATTCCTTCCGAGCAGATTGAAGCATCCCGCATTGACGGCTGCAACAAGTGGCAGACGTTTATCCACATTACCTTTCCCATGCTCAAGCCCATTACTACAGTGGTAGTAGGAATGGCAATAGTCAATTCATTCAAGGCCTTTGACCTCATTTATATCATGACCAGGGGAGGGCCTGTGCGGTCTTCGGAAACCCTGGCGGTGAATATGTTTGTCGAAAGCTTCCAGCGCAATCATCAGGGTTTCGGCGCCGCCATTGGCGTATTCCTCACCCTCCTGATCCTCCCCATAACCGCAATCTACATGCGGGCCACCTCTACGGTGGATCATGCGGATAATAAATAA
- a CDS encoding uroporphyrinogen decarboxylase family protein yields MTGRQRVMAALNFKQPDRVPIDFNAHRSSGINVAAYRNLREYLGLSPSPLYVYDLIQQLAIVEQDVLDKFDVDTFQLGCDFDKKPEYWKDFELLDGTPCKVPIMVDVRHGKDGNYIYNSNGKMVGRQPLTGYYFEQTVFPLAEDFEKDDFSDYDEIVNDVMWMMVPCPPMPMDYKSPAGSKQFRELAAKTRSNTDRAIYGIFGGNLVETAQYIFRMDNMLADLLANPERIHKFLDTVMEKHMANLKAYLDSVGDYIDIIGFGDDMGTQTGPQFSTGLYNEFFYPGEKIMWSYIHDRFPEMKICLHCCGGVRPLMPLLADAGLDAINPVQFTCKDMDLAELKKELLGKLSLWGGGCDTRSVLPHGKPAEIGPHVQKNLETLNKDGGFVFQQVHNILADVPPENIVEMFRAVREFG; encoded by the coding sequence ATGACCGGCAGACAGCGAGTAATGGCAGCATTGAATTTCAAACAGCCCGACAGGGTTCCTATTGATTTTAACGCCCACCGATCAAGCGGCATCAATGTCGCGGCTTACAGGAATTTGCGCGAATATCTCGGCCTTTCTCCAAGCCCCCTTTATGTATACGATCTCATCCAGCAGCTTGCCATAGTCGAGCAGGATGTACTGGACAAATTCGATGTGGATACTTTTCAGCTGGGCTGCGATTTTGACAAGAAGCCTGAATACTGGAAAGATTTCGAACTTCTTGACGGGACCCCCTGCAAGGTTCCCATCATGGTTGACGTGCGCCACGGAAAAGACGGCAATTACATTTACAATTCAAACGGAAAAATGGTGGGCCGCCAGCCCCTGACAGGCTACTATTTCGAACAGACCGTATTCCCCCTGGCGGAGGATTTTGAAAAAGATGATTTTTCCGATTACGATGAGATTGTAAACGATGTGATGTGGATGATGGTGCCCTGCCCTCCCATGCCCATGGATTACAAAAGCCCGGCGGGCTCAAAACAATTCCGCGAATTAGCGGCCAAAACCCGCAGCAATACTGACAGGGCGATTTACGGCATATTCGGCGGCAATCTTGTGGAGACCGCCCAGTATATTTTCCGCATGGACAATATGCTGGCGGATCTTTTGGCGAACCCCGAAAGAATCCATAAATTCCTTGATACAGTGATGGAAAAGCACATGGCGAACCTCAAAGCCTACCTCGACTCCGTAGGCGATTACATTGACATCATAGGTTTCGGCGACGACATGGGTACCCAGACAGGCCCCCAATTCTCCACCGGGCTTTACAATGAATTTTTCTACCCCGGGGAAAAAATCATGTGGTCATACATCCACGACCGTTTCCCGGAAATGAAGATATGCCTCCATTGCTGCGGCGGAGTCCGTCCCCTCATGCCCCTGCTTGCAGACGCCGGCCTGGACGCCATCAACCCCGTGCAGTTTACCTGCAAGGACATGGACCTAGCAGAACTAAAAAAGGAACTCCTCGGCAAACTCAGCCTCTGGGGAGGCGGCTGCGATACCCGCTCCGTACTGCCCCACGGAAAACCCGCTGAAATAGGCCCTCATGTACAGAAGAACCTTGAAACACTCAACAAAGACGGTGG
- a CDS encoding ABC transporter substrate-binding protein yields the protein MKKTVLMSALVALLAIVLTQPLAAGGGGQSSSSAGSSSSAAAATVRITHDKTGAPDYQPYFLKAGEELKAVNGVGLEVVGYPSTDVYTAATRSALPTNSAPDLFSWWAGAWIQDLQKSGLLAPTTAVWDKYKADYSQGIRDMFTIDGQLYALPWGLEYWLVYYNKEVYSQLGLKEPASWDEFLSNCAKIKAAGKIPLNQTIVDEWPAFITFEEIASSVNPDLYNDLCTGKKKWTDPQAVEIFTIWRDMISKGYFTDPSVNYFSDVPRLFNDNQLIQIIGGTWFYKTNLIDLGVPESKVGFFFLKTRDGRKRAILEPSPILVAKNAPHLADALKAVDYWMSPVGNSFLAKQTESFPVNSKADISFLSPMKQAVQKEIVGGNYVTLTRFWENMPTELMLQVNGKFQEFIVNSATPQAITADIQKLCDAYFK from the coding sequence ATGAAAAAGACAGTGCTCATGTCAGCCCTGGTTGCCCTGTTGGCAATCGTCCTGACCCAACCCCTCGCCGCAGGCGGGGGCGGGCAGTCATCGTCCTCGGCAGGCTCTTCAAGCTCAGCGGCTGCGGCTACCGTCAGGATCACCCACGACAAAACCGGCGCCCCTGATTATCAACCCTACTTTTTGAAAGCCGGGGAAGAACTCAAGGCGGTCAACGGCGTAGGCCTTGAAGTCGTAGGCTATCCTTCAACGGATGTGTACACCGCGGCAACCCGTTCAGCCCTTCCCACCAATTCGGCTCCGGATCTCTTTTCATGGTGGGCCGGCGCATGGATACAGGATCTGCAGAAGAGCGGGCTTTTGGCGCCCACTACCGCGGTATGGGACAAGTACAAAGCCGATTATTCCCAGGGCATCAGGGACATGTTCACCATCGATGGCCAGCTCTACGCCCTTCCCTGGGGTCTTGAATACTGGCTGGTGTATTACAACAAAGAAGTCTATTCGCAGCTGGGTTTAAAAGAACCTGCAAGCTGGGACGAATTCCTTTCCAACTGCGCGAAGATCAAAGCTGCGGGGAAAATCCCGCTGAATCAGACCATCGTTGACGAATGGCCCGCCTTCATCACTTTTGAAGAAATCGCTTCATCTGTTAACCCCGACCTCTACAACGATCTCTGTACAGGCAAAAAGAAGTGGACCGATCCCCAGGCCGTGGAAATCTTCACGATTTGGAGAGACATGATTAGCAAGGGCTACTTTACCGATCCTTCAGTCAACTACTTCAGCGATGTGCCCAGGCTCTTTAATGACAACCAGCTGATCCAGATTATAGGCGGCACCTGGTTCTACAAGACCAATCTCATCGACCTTGGTGTTCCCGAAAGCAAGGTAGGCTTCTTCTTCCTCAAGACCCGTGACGGCAGGAAACGCGCTATCCTCGAGCCTTCCCCCATATTGGTCGCCAAGAACGCCCCTCATCTCGCAGACGCACTGAAGGCTGTTGATTATTGGATGAGCCCCGTGGGCAACAGCTTCCTCGCAAAACAGACTGAAAGCTTCCCGGTAAATTCCAAAGCCGACATTTCTTTCCTTTCGCCCATGAAACAGGCTGTCCAGAAAGAGATTGTAGGCGGCAACTATGTTACCCTTACCCGCTTCTGGGAAAACATGCCCACAGAGCTGATGCTGCAGGTAAACGGAAAATTCCAGGAATTCATTGTGAACTCCGCTACCCCTCAGGCAATCACGGCAGATATCCAGAAACTCTGCGACGCGTATTTTAAGTAA
- a CDS encoding HigA family addiction module antitoxin, protein MPKITAKDPGTVLKAFLEEYQLNPSKVGVAVKLSQSTIRQITLNKIKISIPIALRFAKLFGNGADFWIDLQAKYELAENAKDSKLQSILKSIEKAKKPAPGAKAAPKSAKKAAAPKKAGRPAGAKKAVGRGRKPSTKKAK, encoded by the coding sequence ATGCCGAAAATCACTGCAAAAGATCCTGGAACAGTTCTTAAGGCGTTCCTGGAAGAGTACCAGCTTAACCCCTCGAAAGTGGGAGTTGCCGTCAAGTTAAGCCAGTCCACTATACGGCAAATCACCCTGAACAAGATCAAGATTTCCATTCCTATCGCCCTTCGTTTTGCGAAGCTCTTCGGGAACGGAGCGGATTTCTGGATTGACCTTCAGGCTAAGTACGAATTGGCTGAAAATGCCAAGGATTCCAAACTTCAGAGCATCCTTAAGAGCATTGAAAAGGCTAAAAAGCCTGCCCCCGGTGCAAAAGCTGCCCCCAAAAGCGCAAAAAAAGCCGCTGCTCCCAAAAAGGCCGGAAGGCCTGCTGGTGCAAAAAAAGCTGTCGGACGCGGACGCAAGCCCAGTACCAAGAAAGCAAAATAA
- a CDS encoding ROK family transcriptional regulator, translating to MKGVNHHSMNESNKYLVLRAISMFGPCSRTQLCEHTQLSKMTITNLVNEYIRQGVVEESGKIETAAGRRAGLLRIVPDSLLTLGVFVERGFTEIGMVNLNGSILRSERFEISPTEAADEFMDTILHICTKLVNDEWKDRIWGIGISAPGPLDPERGIILEPPGGFKGLVNIPIGEVLYKAFGIPTYLELGTHVGALSELYYGNKQGYTNFLYMILNEWIGGCVVSDQKVWQGASGLAGLMGGMVVDRDSLGKKSMSGCLQEYASISALIEYARENGGDPDITWNEIVSKARHGDGFACTVIDRLLRYLETSLISAIALLDIQCIYISGSALLGEDLIIPRLQESINRLMFAPDTRYVNVLAARYPINAELIGITALVMERHFER from the coding sequence TTGAAGGGCGTTAATCATCATTCCATGAATGAGAGCAACAAGTACCTGGTGCTGAGGGCTATTTCCATGTTCGGGCCCTGTTCCAGAACCCAGCTCTGCGAGCACACCCAGCTGAGCAAGATGACCATCACCAATCTGGTGAACGAATACATACGCCAGGGGGTAGTGGAGGAAAGCGGCAAAATCGAGACTGCGGCCGGCCGGCGGGCCGGCCTTCTGCGCATAGTGCCCGATTCCCTCCTGACCCTGGGGGTTTTTGTGGAGCGGGGCTTTACCGAGATCGGCATGGTCAACCTCAACGGCAGCATTCTCAGATCCGAGCGTTTCGAGATTTCCCCCACAGAAGCGGCGGACGAGTTTATGGACACCATCCTCCATATATGCACCAAGCTTGTGAACGATGAATGGAAGGACAGAATCTGGGGCATAGGCATTTCAGCTCCCGGGCCCCTTGACCCTGAACGGGGGATAATCCTGGAACCGCCAGGCGGGTTTAAGGGCCTTGTCAATATTCCCATAGGGGAGGTTTTGTACAAGGCCTTCGGTATCCCGACCTATCTGGAATTGGGAACCCATGTGGGCGCTTTGAGCGAACTTTACTACGGCAACAAGCAGGGCTATACCAATTTCCTCTATATGATATTGAACGAATGGATAGGGGGCTGCGTGGTAAGCGATCAGAAAGTCTGGCAGGGGGCGAGCGGCCTTGCAGGGCTCATGGGGGGCATGGTGGTCGACAGGGATTCCCTGGGGAAAAAAAGCATGAGCGGCTGCCTCCAGGAATACGCTTCCATCAGTGCTCTCATCGAATATGCCAGGGAAAACGGCGGCGATCCGGATATCACCTGGAACGAGATTGTGAGCAAGGCGCGCCATGGAGATGGCTTCGCCTGCACGGTTATAGACCGGCTCTTGAGGTACCTTGAAACGAGCCTTATCAGCGCCATTGCGCTTTTGGATATACAGTGCATTTATATTTCGGGCTCAGCCCTTTTGGGGGAGGATCTCATTATCCCGAGGCTGCAGGAGTCGATTAACCGCCTCATGTTCGCCCCTGACACAAGGTATGTGAATGTGCTGGCTGCGCGGTATCCCATAAATGCGGAGCTCATAGGGATTACAGCGTTAGTAATGGAACGCCATTTCGAGCGTTGA
- a CDS encoding carbohydrate ABC transporter permease — translation MTKKKITIGTIVVYLILIVLCAVWLLPIISTLMVAFKTPAEYINTKFYQPPKGFEFINNLKEVFSYYHLHINFLNSFIYAVSGVIFCILLSSTAAFAVTKLKPRGSFFIFLLIYSGTIFPFQLYLIPLLRTYNWLGIYNTKFGMILLYSAICTPFATFLYRGYFLNLDDQIMQAAMIDGCGPVGIFFRIYQPQLKAPTAVVALFQGMWIWNDLLFGMILSSSEKVRPIMVAVAQSTGTGGGKIPVMMAGVIFTSIPTILLFIALRKYFIKGFSMQSGLE, via the coding sequence ATGACAAAAAAGAAAATCACCATTGGTACTATTGTTGTTTACCTTATCCTTATTGTGCTCTGCGCGGTATGGCTATTGCCGATTATTTCGACCCTCATGGTGGCCTTTAAGACCCCCGCAGAATACATAAATACGAAATTTTACCAGCCTCCCAAGGGCTTTGAATTCATCAATAACCTGAAAGAAGTTTTTTCTTATTATCATCTCCACATCAATTTTTTGAATTCGTTTATTTATGCAGTGAGCGGAGTAATTTTCTGCATACTCCTTTCATCAACCGCAGCCTTCGCGGTAACAAAACTTAAACCCAGAGGCAGCTTTTTTATATTCCTCCTTATTTATAGCGGAACCATATTCCCCTTCCAGCTTTACCTTATTCCCCTGCTGCGCACCTATAACTGGCTCGGAATATACAACACCAAATTCGGTATGATACTCCTCTACTCCGCCATTTGTACCCCCTTTGCGACCTTTCTGTACCGGGGCTATTTTCTCAACCTTGACGATCAAATTATGCAGGCCGCCATGATAGACGGCTGCGGGCCAGTGGGTATTTTCTTCCGCATATACCAGCCCCAGCTTAAAGCGCCCACTGCGGTAGTTGCCCTATTCCAGGGCATGTGGATATGGAACGATCTCCTCTTTGGGATGATCCTTTCGTCCAGCGAAAAAGTCCGTCCCATCATGGTTGCAGTGGCCCAGTCCACAGGCACAGGGGGAGGAAAAATCCCCGTGATGATGGCGGGTGTTATTTTTACTTCTATTCCCACAATTTTGCTTTTTATTGCCCTGCGAAAATACTTTATCAAAGGTTTTTCCATGCAGTCAGGACTTGAATAA
- a CDS encoding LacI family DNA-binding transcriptional regulator produces MSPRIADIAKEAGVSLSTVSFALNNKPGVSVEVREKILTIAAKMGYKRILTENYLINDAIRIKFLKVAKHGHTVNEQHNAFIAEYMEGIEAGAEKRRYKVEVSFSNKVPIQDMVNAQKDLEVDGFIVLGTELNAHELNYFSAIYKPLVFIDTYFPKAVYDCIDIDNFDGVFSAIQYLYDNGHRSIGFINSTYETRNTKMRELGFLEAMDYFSLPVQEKFIISVDSTTDGSTRDISKYLKRFRKLPTAFFCFNDIAAYGCMAALKSLNYRVPQEISVIGFDDLPSSKLSDPSLTTIRVAAHHIGSRAVEKLALRMAGITEDPPENILIAGKLIPRNSVRKI; encoded by the coding sequence ATGTCACCGCGTATTGCGGACATCGCCAAAGAGGCGGGAGTGTCCCTTTCTACTGTATCGTTCGCACTCAACAATAAACCCGGGGTTAGTGTTGAAGTACGGGAAAAAATACTTACCATTGCCGCAAAAATGGGGTACAAGCGCATCCTTACTGAAAATTACCTGATAAACGACGCTATTAGGATCAAATTTTTAAAAGTTGCGAAGCATGGTCATACCGTTAATGAACAGCACAATGCCTTCATAGCCGAATATATGGAGGGCATTGAGGCGGGAGCTGAAAAACGGCGGTATAAAGTAGAGGTCTCCTTTTCTAACAAGGTACCGATTCAGGACATGGTGAACGCCCAAAAAGACCTGGAAGTTGACGGATTCATAGTATTGGGAACGGAACTCAATGCCCACGAATTGAATTACTTTTCTGCAATTTACAAGCCCCTGGTTTTTATCGACACCTATTTCCCAAAGGCGGTTTACGATTGTATTGATATTGATAATTTTGACGGGGTATTCAGCGCAATTCAATACCTCTACGATAACGGCCACCGCAGTATTGGCTTTATCAATAGCACCTACGAAACCCGGAATACCAAAATGCGCGAATTGGGTTTTCTTGAGGCTATGGATTATTTCTCGCTGCCGGTACAGGAAAAATTCATCATAAGTGTTGATTCTACCACCGATGGTTCGACAAGGGATATTTCAAAATACCTCAAACGGTTTAGAAAACTGCCCACTGCATTCTTCTGTTTTAATGATATTGCAGCTTATGGCTGCATGGCGGCTCTGAAGTCCCTTAATTACCGGGTACCCCAGGAAATCAGCGTCATTGGCTTTGACGATCTTCCTTCAAGCAAGCTGTCCGATCCGTCTTTAACCACCATACGTGTTGCTGCTCATCATATAGGGAGCAGAGCGGTGGAAAAATTGGCATTGCGGATGGCGGGTATCACCGAAGATCCGCCCGAAAATATTTTAATTGCAGGAAAACTGATCCCTCGCAACAGCGTAAGGAAAATATAA
- a CDS encoding DUF58 domain-containing protein, whose translation MHGLRESKPRPKPGAAPAGILRFIPKPSTLEFFVMLITALAFTAGHLRKELALSLLGAIFLTVLVYTFLIVLVLSLVHKKQALSFSADVIAKLVTAGGKAEAHIAKDTEKRRFFRLPGCLIRYEFAFETKDQRHIRHVFDPDIPAGRTFFPVKERGCYFGDFDVFSISDALGLFSIAFHLPRDRSPRLLAAPRAAAEIISLPIRSGGAEQRIEPHYRKTEDLTDHRPYVPGDDPRRINWKLYGHGPSGELFVREGESEPPPRARIILLVDTQVDPGLYTVEEGRRGVDNLCENALTAALEFASRGMDMLIGYTGGAILGENEASGGIAPHDLAAALALPAALPLSSMENLPEVPRDRGVLLLALPRSSSEPSALDRFLKERDSKQGLDLFFLYDPANSRVAELEEAAKICVNLYGRKQFAGAVKATPAKSTNSNN comes from the coding sequence TTGCACGGCTTGAGGGAATCAAAACCCCGGCCTAAGCCCGGCGCTGCGCCGGCAGGCATCTTGCGCTTCATTCCCAAGCCCAGCACTCTGGAGTTTTTTGTTATGCTTATAACGGCTCTTGCCTTTACCGCAGGCCATCTCCGCAAGGAATTGGCCCTGAGCCTTTTGGGCGCAATTTTTCTCACTGTGCTGGTTTATACGTTTCTTATTGTATTGGTGCTCAGCCTTGTCCACAAAAAGCAGGCTTTAAGCTTTTCTGCGGATGTGATAGCCAAGCTTGTTACTGCCGGCGGGAAGGCTGAGGCCCATATTGCCAAAGATACCGAAAAGCGGCGTTTTTTTCGTCTTCCCGGCTGCCTTATCAGGTATGAATTTGCCTTTGAAACAAAAGATCAGCGGCATATACGCCATGTTTTTGATCCGGACATTCCGGCAGGGCGGACTTTTTTTCCTGTGAAGGAACGCGGCTGCTATTTCGGCGATTTTGATGTTTTCTCCATCAGCGATGCGCTTGGCCTTTTCAGCATTGCTTTTCATTTGCCCAGGGACAGAAGCCCCAGGCTTCTTGCAGCCCCCCGTGCAGCGGCAGAAATAATTTCCCTCCCCATAAGATCAGGCGGCGCTGAACAGAGGATAGAACCTCATTACCGCAAGACGGAAGATCTGACCGATCACAGGCCGTATGTGCCTGGCGATGATCCCCGGCGCATCAACTGGAAACTGTACGGCCACGGCCCTTCAGGCGAGCTTTTTGTGCGGGAAGGGGAAAGCGAGCCGCCTCCTCGTGCGCGGATAATACTGCTTGTGGACACCCAGGTTGATCCGGGGCTTTATACTGTTGAAGAAGGGCGAAGGGGTGTGGATAATCTCTGCGAAAATGCTTTGACGGCAGCGCTGGAATTTGCTTCACGGGGCATGGATATGCTCATCGGCTATACAGGCGGAGCCATTCTTGGAGAAAATGAAGCGTCCGGCGGGATCGCCCCCCATGATCTGGCTGCTGCCCTTGCCTTGCCTGCCGCCCTGCCGCTTTCGTCAATGGAAAATTTGCCCGAAGTACCCCGCGACAGGGGCGTATTGCTGCTTGCCTTGCCCCGATCGTCTTCAGAGCCATCGGCTTTGGATCGTTTTTTAAAGGAAAGGGATTCCAAACAGGGGCTGGATTTGTTCTTCCTTTATGATCCCGCTAATTCCAGGGTTGCTGAATTGGAAGAGGCGGCTAAAATATGCGTGAATCTGTATGGAAGAAAACAATTTGCCGGGGCAGTTAAGGCCACCCCAGCAAAAAGCACTAATTCAAATAATTGA
- a CDS encoding AAA family ATPase, whose product MNGNEAAQALIDGVSRVIRGKREFLELLTAGILAGGHVLLEDNPGLGKTTVAKAIARLITGDEGRPLLFKRIQFTPDLLPYDITGVDVFDPDSRSFRFVPGPVLANIVLADEINRTTPKVQSALLEVMAERQVTIGASTHKPPEPFFVIATQNPIESEGTFPLPAAQLDRFMLRLSLGYPDRESELSILEDNPSENVLNELEPVLSAADLLAAHKAAEAMFCHPSLKEAVADIVRDTRIHRGFTLGASPRAALHLLEAVKALALVKGRDFVSDEDLSALAVPVLAHRVKLRDPRAQAEKFIREICLARLEGIKTPA is encoded by the coding sequence ATGAATGGAAACGAAGCAGCCCAGGCGCTGATCGACGGTGTTTCCCGGGTGATACGGGGCAAGAGAGAATTTCTCGAACTTCTGACCGCCGGCATACTCGCCGGGGGCCATGTGCTGTTGGAAGATAACCCCGGGCTGGGCAAGACCACGGTGGCCAAGGCCATTGCCCGCCTTATCACCGGGGACGAAGGCCGGCCCCTCCTCTTTAAGCGCATTCAGTTCACCCCCGACCTTTTGCCCTACGACATTACCGGGGTCGATGTATTTGACCCCGATAGCCGGAGTTTCCGCTTTGTGCCCGGGCCTGTGCTGGCCAACATCGTGCTGGCGGACGAGATCAACCGCACTACCCCCAAGGTGCAGTCGGCCCTCCTCGAGGTGATGGCTGAACGCCAGGTAACCATAGGCGCTTCCACCCACAAGCCGCCTGAGCCGTTTTTCGTCATTGCCACCCAGAACCCCATCGAGAGCGAGGGAACCTTCCCCCTGCCGGCCGCCCAGCTCGACCGTTTTATGCTGCGCCTTTCCCTGGGCTATCCTGACCGCGAATCCGAGCTTTCCATACTTGAAGATAACCCTTCGGAAAATGTCCTGAATGAACTCGAGCCGGTGTTGAGCGCCGCCGATCTGCTTGCTGCCCATAAGGCCGCAGAGGCGATGTTCTGCCATCCATCCCTCAAGGAAGCAGTGGCGGACATAGTGCGGGACACAAGGATACACCGGGGCTTTACGCTGGGGGCTTCCCCTCGGGCGGCCCTTCATCTTCTTGAGGCGGTCAAGGCCCTGGCCCTGGTTAAGGGCAGGGACTTTGTTTCTGACGAGGATCTTTCCGCACTGGCGGTTCCGGTTCTGGCCCACAGGGTCAAGCTGAGGGATCCCAGGGCCCAGGCCGAAAAATTTATCCGGGAGATATGCCTTGCACGGCTTGAGGGAATCAAAACCCCGGCCTAA